From Mucilaginibacter rubeus, a single genomic window includes:
- a CDS encoding aldose 1-epimerase family protein — protein MITHLENEHIKVAIDTKGAQLSSFINKATGVEHMWQADEKIWPWHAPNLFPVVGGLINNELLVGGEKYAMSRHGFARQSEFFLLESDETSASYSLPNCENTLKVYPFKFDFQILYHLIDNALRVTYKVINLDKKSIYFSVGGHPAFNVPFNKGENYEDYYLEFEAEEHFNTHLLSKDGFFNGVTHPVPTPNKKLYLTRDLFNDDALVFKDVKSRMITIKSDKHDQTLALEFPHFNYLGLWAKPGADFICIEPWLGCADTEGKHVDIKEKEAIQKLSVGHVFESAYFICL, from the coding sequence ATGATCACTCATTTAGAAAACGAGCACATTAAAGTAGCTATTGACACCAAAGGCGCACAGCTAAGTTCATTTATTAACAAAGCCACCGGCGTTGAGCATATGTGGCAGGCCGATGAAAAAATCTGGCCATGGCATGCACCAAACCTTTTCCCGGTGGTTGGCGGCCTCATTAATAATGAGCTTTTGGTAGGTGGTGAAAAATATGCCATGTCCCGTCATGGGTTTGCGCGGCAGTCGGAGTTTTTTTTGTTAGAGTCGGATGAAACATCAGCAAGCTATTCGTTACCTAATTGCGAAAACACCCTAAAAGTTTATCCTTTTAAATTCGATTTCCAGATCCTGTACCACCTTATTGACAATGCCCTCCGTGTTACCTATAAAGTGATCAATCTTGATAAAAAATCAATATATTTTTCGGTTGGGGGGCACCCGGCTTTTAACGTACCGTTCAACAAGGGCGAAAATTATGAGGATTACTATCTTGAGTTTGAAGCCGAAGAACATTTTAACACCCACCTTTTATCGAAAGATGGCTTTTTTAATGGCGTAACACATCCGGTACCTACTCCCAATAAAAAACTTTATTTAACCCGCGATCTGTTTAATGACGATGCCCTTGTTTTTAAAGATGTGAAATCGCGCATGATAACCATCAAAAGTGACAAGCATGACCAAACCCTTGCGCTTGAGTTTCCGCATTTCAATTATCTTGGTTTATGGGCCAAACCCGGGGCCGATTTTATTTGCATAGAACCGTGGTTGGGCTGTGCTGATACCGAGGGCAAACATGTTGATATTAAAGAGAAAGAAGCTATTCAAAAACTAAGTGTTGGCCACGTGTTTGAATCGGCCTATTTTATTTGTTTGTAA
- the secG gene encoding preprotein translocase subunit SecG, producing MYIVLIIVTVIVCALLGLIVLIQNPKGGGLASNFSSSSQLMGVQKTGDFLEKGTWVLAITLMVLSLAINVAVKGGSSSSNNDNPALREQIEKASKPTNSVPSATPALTPSATPAPKPADSSKK from the coding sequence ATGTATATCGTTTTAATCATTGTTACCGTAATTGTATGCGCTCTGTTAGGGCTTATCGTACTTATCCAAAACCCTAAAGGCGGTGGTTTGGCATCAAATTTTTCAAGTTCATCACAATTAATGGGTGTACAAAAAACTGGCGATTTCTTAGAAAAAGGTACCTGGGTGTTAGCTATAACCCTTATGGTATTGTCACTGGCTATTAACGTAGCTGTAAAAGGTGGTTCATCATCAAGCAATAATGATAACCCGGCTTTGCGTGAGCAAATTGAAAAAGCTTCAAAACCAACTAACTCGGTTCCATCAGCAACTCCGGCGTTAACGCCATCTGCTACACCGGCTCCAAAACCGGCAGACAGCAGCAAAAAATAA
- a CDS encoding bifunctional YncE family protein/alkaline phosphatase family protein has protein sequence MKLKFIAGITLLSAALQSFAQTPGKIEQTGQVLLPNGWKLSPAGRSLPLGDLPLNMQLSSSGKLLAVTNNGQSTQSVQLIDPKNEKLLDEVVVKKSWYGLAFSRDEKKLYASGGNDNWILVFNIANNKLGTPDTIKLAPNAWPKNKACPTGMVTNKSNSRLYSVTKEDSTLYIIDPDKKEILKQVKLPAEAYSCVLSPDEKTLYISLWGGDMLGFYNIATQSFSTIKTSSHPNELLLDKKGKFLYVADANDNAVSVVNTTTHKIIETISTALYPTRLTGSTSNGLALSANGKTLYIANADNNCLAVFDVTMPGSSKSKGFIPVGWYPTNVKMLGDKILVSNGKGFSSMANPRGPQPVKKTDNSGYKQGAINSREQYIGGLFKGTLSFINTPTDAELKTYTKQVYANTPFTAKVEKTAKGEEGNPIPRRVGEKSPIKYVFYIIKENRTYDQVLGDMPQGNGDTSLCIFGNKVTPNHHAIANEFVLLDNFYVDAEVSADGHNWSMAAYATDFVEKTWPTSYGGRGGNYDFEGTRKAAYPRDGFIWDYCKRAGVSYRTYGEFVSDGNPGKANLKSLEGHFCVKSPGFDLNVKDVKRTEIWAHDFDSLLTINAVPHFNTVRISNDHTSGQRKGAISPIAAVGDNDLAIGQFIEHLSHSPIWKESVVFILEDDAQNGPDHIDAHRSPVFVAGPYVKRNAVIHGMYSTSGVLRTMELILGLPPMSQYDAAAMPLYDCFTSKPDFTPYTAKAAQVDLEQRNIAVNESSKRSELFNFAKEDAAPDIELNEVVWKYVKGESSVMPAPKRSAFVILEPKKEQDDD, from the coding sequence ATGAAACTAAAATTCATCGCCGGCATTACCCTTTTAAGTGCGGCGCTACAATCGTTCGCCCAAACTCCGGGTAAAATCGAGCAAACAGGACAGGTATTATTACCTAACGGATGGAAGCTTAGTCCCGCCGGGCGTTCACTGCCTCTTGGCGACCTGCCGCTTAATATGCAGCTATCGTCATCGGGCAAATTACTGGCAGTTACCAATAACGGCCAAAGCACACAATCGGTACAGCTGATCGACCCTAAAAATGAAAAACTGCTTGACGAAGTGGTGGTAAAAAAATCATGGTATGGCCTTGCTTTCAGCCGCGACGAGAAAAAATTGTATGCATCGGGCGGAAACGATAACTGGATCCTGGTATTCAACATCGCCAATAACAAACTGGGAACACCTGATACCATTAAGTTAGCCCCAAATGCATGGCCTAAAAACAAGGCATGCCCTACAGGCATGGTAACCAACAAAAGCAACAGCCGCCTGTATTCGGTTACCAAAGAAGACAGTACCCTTTATATTATCGATCCTGATAAAAAAGAGATCCTTAAACAGGTAAAACTTCCGGCCGAAGCTTACAGCTGCGTTTTATCTCCGGATGAAAAAACGCTCTATATTTCTTTATGGGGTGGCGATATGCTTGGCTTTTATAACATTGCAACCCAAAGCTTTAGTACTATCAAAACCAGCAGCCACCCCAACGAACTGCTTTTAGATAAAAAAGGAAAATTCCTGTACGTGGCCGATGCTAACGACAATGCGGTATCTGTAGTAAATACAACCACACATAAAATAATCGAAACCATTTCTACGGCCCTTTATCCTACCCGCCTTACCGGTTCAACCAGTAACGGCCTTGCGCTTTCAGCTAACGGAAAAACATTATACATAGCCAATGCCGATAACAATTGCCTTGCCGTATTTGACGTTACTATGCCCGGCAGCAGCAAAAGCAAGGGCTTTATCCCGGTTGGCTGGTACCCAACCAACGTAAAAATGTTAGGTGATAAAATCCTGGTATCAAACGGCAAAGGCTTTTCATCAATGGCTAACCCAAGAGGGCCACAACCTGTGAAAAAAACGGATAACAGCGGTTACAAACAAGGCGCAATAAACAGCCGTGAGCAGTATATCGGTGGCTTGTTTAAAGGTACCTTATCCTTCATCAATACGCCAACCGATGCCGAGCTGAAAACTTATACCAAGCAGGTTTATGCCAATACACCATTTACCGCCAAAGTTGAAAAAACAGCCAAGGGCGAAGAAGGCAATCCAATCCCCCGCCGGGTAGGTGAAAAATCGCCAATTAAATATGTGTTCTACATCATTAAAGAAAACCGTACTTACGACCAGGTTTTAGGTGACATGCCACAGGGTAACGGTGATACATCGCTGTGTATTTTCGGTAATAAAGTAACACCTAATCACCACGCCATAGCCAACGAGTTTGTGTTGCTGGATAACTTTTATGTTGATGCCGAGGTAAGTGCCGACGGCCACAACTGGAGCATGGCGGCTTATGCTACGGATTTTGTGGAAAAAACCTGGCCAACCAGTTATGGCGGTCGCGGTGGTAATTATGATTTTGAAGGCACCCGCAAAGCAGCCTATCCACGCGATGGCTTTATATGGGATTATTGTAAACGTGCAGGCGTAAGCTACCGTACTTATGGCGAGTTTGTGAGCGATGGCAACCCGGGCAAGGCAAACTTAAAATCGCTTGAAGGGCATTTTTGTGTAAAATCGCCGGGATTCGATCTAAATGTTAAAGATGTAAAACGTACTGAGATCTGGGCGCATGATTTTGATTCGTTACTGACTATAAATGCTGTACCGCATTTCAACACGGTACGTATTTCGAACGACCATACCAGCGGACAACGTAAAGGTGCCATATCTCCTATTGCAGCGGTTGGCGATAATGACCTTGCCATAGGCCAGTTTATTGAGCATTTATCGCACAGCCCTATCTGGAAAGAATCGGTAGTTTTTATTTTGGAAGATGACGCTCAAAACGGCCCCGATCATATCGACGCTCACCGTTCGCCTGTGTTTGTTGCAGGGCCGTATGTAAAGCGGAACGCGGTGATTCATGGGATGTATTCAACCTCGGGCGTTTTGCGTACCATGGAGCTTATTTTAGGCCTTCCGCCAATGAGCCAGTATGATGCCGCAGCTATGCCGTTATATGATTGCTTTACCAGCAAGCCCGACTTTACACCTTACACCGCAAAAGCAGCACAGGTTGACCTTGAACAGCGCAACATAGCTGTAAACGAAAGCAGCAAACGCTCCGAGCTATTTAATTTTGCTAAAGAAGACGCGGCACCGGATATTGAGTTGAATGAGGTGGTTTGGAAGTACGTAAAAGGCGAGTCGTCTGTCATGCCTGCGCCAAAAAGGAGCGCCTTTGTAATTTTAGAACCTAAAAAAGAACAGGATGATGATTGA
- a CDS encoding sigma-54 interaction domain-containing protein — translation MEVQEIKQRFGIIGNSPLLNRAITIANQVSPTDISVLITGESGSGKEVFSHIIHQMSPRKHGPFIAVNCGAIPEGTIDSELFGHEKGAYTGAVGERKGYFETVNGGTIFLDEIAEMPLGTQARLLRVLESGQYIKVGSSKVEKTNVRVIAATNVDVYEAVKNGKFREDLYYRLNTVPLKIPPLRDRKEDIFLLFRKFTADFTDKYRTPPIQLDDEAQQVLSNYSWPGNVRQLKNMAEQLAVLERDRIITAQTLLTYIPHEAGARNLPMRVENQPKEDFSERDILYKVLFDMKRDMVELKKLVADIIEHGGVSPHYANNPQTLNQLYRDIELHGNNEPQFTLQQPVNTVTNSSSNNSNTIDGFNITHDAEEVEESLSLIEKESDLIRKALKKHKGKRKLAANELGISERTLYRKIKELNL, via the coding sequence ATGGAAGTACAGGAAATTAAACAACGCTTCGGGATCATTGGCAACTCGCCATTGCTTAACCGGGCTATAACTATAGCAAACCAGGTTTCGCCTACAGATATTTCGGTGTTGATTACCGGGGAGAGTGGTAGCGGTAAGGAGGTTTTTTCGCACATCATACACCAGATGAGCCCGCGTAAGCACGGCCCTTTCATCGCGGTTAACTGTGGCGCTATACCAGAAGGTACTATCGATTCAGAACTTTTTGGCCACGAAAAAGGCGCTTATACGGGTGCTGTTGGCGAACGTAAAGGTTATTTTGAAACTGTAAATGGCGGTACCATATTTTTGGATGAGATTGCCGAAATGCCGCTGGGCACGCAGGCCCGTTTGTTAAGGGTGCTTGAATCAGGCCAATATATTAAAGTAGGCTCGTCAAAGGTTGAAAAAACTAACGTGCGCGTTATTGCAGCAACTAACGTTGACGTGTACGAGGCGGTAAAAAACGGCAAATTTCGTGAAGACCTTTATTACCGTTTAAACACTGTTCCATTAAAAATACCACCATTGCGCGACAGGAAAGAAGATATCTTTTTGCTGTTCCGCAAGTTTACCGCCGATTTTACCGATAAATACCGTACGCCGCCAATTCAGCTGGATGATGAGGCCCAGCAGGTGTTATCAAACTATTCGTGGCCGGGTAACGTAAGGCAGCTAAAAAATATGGCCGAGCAGCTGGCCGTATTGGAGCGCGACAGGATCATTACCGCACAAACACTGCTTACTTATATTCCGCATGAGGCCGGTGCCCGTAACCTGCCTATGCGCGTTGAAAATCAGCCTAAGGAAGATTTTTCTGAACGCGATATATTGTACAAAGTACTGTTTGATATGAAACGCGATATGGTGGAGTTGAAAAAACTGGTAGCCGATATTATTGAACATGGTGGTGTTTCGCCGCATTATGCAAATAATCCGCAGACCTTAAACCAGCTTTATCGTGATATTGAGCTGCATGGTAATAACGAGCCACAATTTACTTTACAACAACCCGTTAATACGGTTACAAATAGCAGCAGTAACAACTCCAACACTATCGATGGCTTTAATATAACGCATGATGCCGAAGAAGTAGAAGAGTCGCTGTCGCTGATTGAAAAGGAATCAGATCTGATCCGTAAGGCTTTAAAAAAACATAAGGGCAAACGCAAGCTGGCCGCTAATGAACTGGGAATATCTGAGCGTACGTTATACAGAAAAATAAAAGAACTAAACTTATAA
- a CDS encoding LptE family protein, with translation MKTINIQFFENNAALVVNNLSQTFTEALKDRVRTQTSLSLVRGEADATMSGAITGYSIAPASIQATANNVAPIADANRLTITVRVKFSFDAAKTPADKKLSFEQSFTKFADYRGDISSQEQNLIQQINKQLIDDIFNAAFSNW, from the coding sequence TTGAAAACCATTAATATACAGTTTTTTGAAAATAACGCGGCTTTGGTGGTAAATAACCTGAGCCAAACTTTCACCGAAGCGTTAAAAGACAGGGTCCGTACACAAACCAGCCTAAGCTTAGTCCGCGGTGAGGCCGATGCAACCATGTCGGGCGCTATCACCGGTTATTCTATCGCTCCGGCATCTATTCAGGCTACTGCAAATAATGTGGCTCCAATTGCTGATGCTAACAGGCTTACTATCACCGTCAGGGTTAAATTTTCATTTGATGCCGCGAAAACTCCGGCAGATAAAAAGCTTAGTTTTGAGCAAAGTTTTACTAAGTTTGCCGATTACCGGGGGGATATTTCTTCGCAGGAACAGAACCTGATACAGCAAATTAATAAGCAGTTAATTGATGATATTTTTAACGCAGCCTTTTCTAATTGGTAG